The Bacillota bacterium genome contains the following window.
TACTCAGCTCTAACATAAATAAAGCCTTGGTTCGCACCAATGGCATATCCTGCAATTATCATTGCTTCAATAACAGAATGAGGGTCTCCTTCAAGAATACTTCTATCCATGAATGCACCAGGATCACCTTCGTCTGCATTACAGCATACATATTTTATATCATCCTGACTTTTAGCGGCAAATTCCCATTTAAGTCCTGTGGGGAAACCTCCGCCGCCTCTTCCTCTTAAACCCGACTTCTTTATGGTATCGATTACTTCTTCAGGTTCCATTTCAGTCAAAACTTTTGCCAATGCCTTATAACCGTCATAAGCTATATATTCGTTAATGTCCTCGGGATTAATTATTCCGCAGTTTCTTAATGCTATCCTCAATTGCCTTTTGAAGAAATCTACTTTTTCGAGAGACTTAGCGGAAGTATCCTCTTCTGTCTGTATATCACTCAGTAAAAGCCTCCTTACAATTCTTCCCTTAAGCAAGTGCTCTTCAACTATTTCTTTAACATCCTCAGGTTTGACCATTGTATACATGGAACCTTCAGGATAAACTACAACAATAGGACCTTGGGCACATAAACCGAAACATCCTGTCTTTATCACTTTAACTTCATTCTCAAGTTTGTTATTTTTTAACTGCACCTCAAACTCTTCTATGATTTTTCCTGAATTTGATGACGTACAACCAGTACCTCCACAAACTAGTACATGCGACCTATATATTTGCATTTGCAACCCTCCTTCACACATTCGCTTATTTATTCTTTTCTTCAGCTCCAATGGTATAGTCAAGACAAACCCTTCCATTTACAATATGCTCTGCTACTACCCTGGCAGCCTTTTCAGCAGTCATTTTTACATAGGTAACTTTTTCCCCTTTTTCATCAACGACTTCCACTATAGGTTCTAGCCTGCATGCACCAATACAGCCGGTCATAGTAACCTTAACATCGTTAATGTTCCTCCTCTTAAGTTCCTCTAAAAATGCATTCATTACCGGCCTTGCGCCTGCTGCTATACCGCAGGTAGCCATTCCCACAACTACTCTCATCCGTACATCTTGATTTCTTACACTCATTTGTTCAAGAGCTTTCTTTCTAATTGCTTCCAACTCAGTTATGGATTTCACTTAATACACCCCCAAATATCTCCAATATTCCTTCATTAATATACTCTTTAATCCACATAAGAATCTCAACATCATCAACCGGAATTTCCCCTAATTGTGCCTTAACTTCCGAAAGCTTAAATACAAATCTTTCTTTTGTATTACTTAACTCAAGCTCAAAGTCCAATTCAGGATTTGCAGCTATCAAATTCATCATCGTTTCGGATACATCTCCCAGAGGCAGCCTGTCTATATGCGATATCTTAAATGTTGCTGTTACACAAGTACCTCTACCCTTTTCCGATTCTATAATCAGCCCGCCCCCGGCCCTTCCGGTAGATGCTTCTAACAGAGGAATTCCCAGACCCACTTTCCTGTTCGTCCTAGTTGTCACAAAGGGATTTATTACTTCTTTCACCAGTGGTTCTTCCATTCCATGACCATTATCTTTAATCACGACCTTCATATGGTCTTTTTCTATATCGGCAAGTATTTCAATAACTATTCTTGTAGCCTTTGCCCTAATTGAGTTTTGTACTATATCCATCAAGTGCAATGACAAATCCCTCATTTATGCCAACCTTCTATGCAGGTATTTCCATTTGTTTGTATTTTTCAATAATTCTCTCTATATCTTCGGGTTTTAATCTGCCGTAAACCTCACCATTAATCATAATAACAGGAGCCAATCCGCAAGCACCGACACACCTGCAGGCTTCTAATGAAAACAGTCCGTCTTCAGTGCAATCCCCTACATGTATGCCCAATTTTTCCTGAAGCTTTTCAAGTATTAAATTTGCTCCTTTTACATAACATGCAGTTCCCATACATACCTGAATATTATATTTGCCCTTGGGTTTGAGAGAAAACTGCGTATAGAAGGTTATTACCCCATATATTTCAGAAAGAGGTACACCCAAACCTTCAGATATTTTCTTCTGTACGCTCAACGGTAAATACCCGTATACTTCCTGTGTCTCATGAAGTACAGGAATTAGAGCACCTTTTTGGTCTTTATGCTTTTGTATAATTTCCAGCAATTTCTGCTCCCTTTCATCAACACATCCGCCGCAGCATTTGCCTCCGTCCATAATTAATACCTCCTAATTAATTTTAACCGCTTTGTTGTTTTATTTACCTATTGTTTACAAGAGTAAACAACTGTAATATTAAAACAGTGTCATATACACACTGTTTATGTATGTTAAGTATTTAACAAACTATGTCTCAATTATATCAGATTTTTGTTTAATATTCAATAAGTTTTAAAAATTTTTGTATACTTGCATATGCTAAAAAGCAAATAATTTAAGGTTTTCCCAAAGGGCATCAAGTTTTTTGTATACACAAATAAAGCCTTGGAAACGTTTAAAGTTACTTATTATACTTAAGCCTGTTTATTAAGCATATGATATCCTTTTTGTCAAGTTCAATAAAAGTTTCCCGCTCAAGAATATCTCCCAGGTTATGAGCATCCGATGATTTTATAACTCTGAATTTTTTCAGTTGAGGATTTGTTTCGAGATATTTATCAAGATCACACACCCGTGACACTTCTAGGCAATTTATGCTTATTTCATTCGGAACCATACCAAGATTTGATATTATGCTGTACGAATCCCTATCTATATGGGCGGGTATCATAGCCCCATTTAATTTTTCAATTATATGAAAAGCTTCTTCCAGGCCTATATCGGCTGCTATTAGAAGCATTCTTTTTAATTTTTTTCTAATGTTGTCATTTTCGTCCACGATTATTTGTTCACCAAATATATCCTCCCTGTTTTCCAAAGGAGGCATAGCCTTGTAAACCACATCCTGCATTTTCATAGCTTTTTCAATATCAGGGAAAAGGCATACTACATGTACCTCTTCTCTAGTCTCAAGCTCCATTCCAGGTACTGCCAAAATCCCTGCTTTTTCTGCGCACTTCAACACAGCTTCTGCATTCTCTACCGAATTATGGTCTGTAACAGCAATAATATCCAGACCTTTAATAACAGCCATCTTTACAATATTATTAGGGGTCATATCATTCTCTGCACATGGCGAAAGAGAGGAATGAATATGCAAATCAATGTAATATTTCATGAGCCCTCCAGCAAATTTCATATGCGCTCATTTCTGAACTTAATACAACAATGTTTTCTTCCGAGGCTTTTTTTATAGTTGCCTCTTCTACTTTTATCCCTTCCGGTACAATTATGCATGGAATTTCCAACAATACTGCCACCGCAACTGTATTCAAGTGGGTCTGTACCGTTATCCAGGCATCTCCCTTATTTGCATGGGACATAACCCAGCTCAAAAGGTCGCACACATATACGCCGGTTATTTCTCTTTCTAATCCTTTATCTCCAGTTAACACCCTCATATTTAATTCTCTGGCAAATTTTTCAACATTCACAAACACAACACCTCGAACTTAACAACCACTGCACTAAAGTACAGGGGTTATGTCATTTTAATGGCAGATAATTTTAAAAGCTCTGGAAGCTTATTTTAACTTTGAACTTTTATTGCCATCCTTGTCCAATACAGGAGGCATTTTTGCCTCAAGTTCTGCCATCTGTACTGCTAGACTCCTTACTCTTTCTCTTAGTTTAAATATGCAGTCGGTCTCATTTGCATTGCCTCGTACAATATCTTCCGCCAATGCCCTGCAGCTCGGTGCTCCACATGCACCGCAGTCTAAGCCGGGGAGCTCATCGTTTAACTTTTCAAGGGTTTCCAGTTTCTTAATAGCCCTAGTCAAATCTTCATCCAGCTTCATGATAGGCCTGTGTTCAATGTCTCCTGTCCATAAAAAGTTTTCAAATTTATCTTCAACAATACCGGAATCAACATCAGTAACAGCTGTACCGGCAGTAGCATAAGTCCCAGTATCGGCAACAGCAGCAACAACAGCAACATCAGTATCACTGGTAATACCAGTATTAACAAGCATCTTTTCCGCTTCTTCCATATGTTTTTTTAACCTTCTCCTTGACAAATAGGCATTTTCTACAGTTAAGGGACCTCCCAAACATCCTCCTGTACATGCCAGTGCTTCTACAAAATCTATGTCTTCCAGCCTTTCATTCTCAATTTCCTCAAAAATTCTTATCACATTGTGGATACCATCAACTGCAAGGTAATTTTCTATTCCTAAAGCAGAGCTTTCCCCTCCGGAGCTGGCCCAGCGTATACCCTCCATCCCTGCTTGTTCAAGGGTTTCATAAACTTTTCCATCTTTCATGGCATCAAGTAACTTAAGGTAAATATCCTTCATGGATATTGCCCCATCCACCAACGACTTGTCCGTTTCATAGGGGGCTTTCACACTTGTAACCTTTGCAGCACAAGGAGTAATAAAAAAAACACCCACATCCCCTTCTTTGAAGCCATATTGTTTTTGGGCCTTGGCCTTTGCCATTCGTGCAGCTACTTCCATAGGAGATGCAATTCTCAAAATGTTATCAATAAGGTTTGGGAACCTTACCTGGATTAATCTTACAACAGCAGGGCAGGCAGATGAAATAATAGGTTTTTTATAATTACCTTTTTTTATAAACTTTTTTGTTGCCTCAGTTACAAATTCTGCAGCTTTTGCTACTTCATAAACGTCATCAAAACCTATAAGCTTTAAAGCAGATAATATCCTTTTTCTTGAATATGTTAAATTAAACTGCCCGTAAAGAGCTGGGGCAGGCAAGGCTATCTTATATTTAAAGTTTTTAAGTATTTCCATGGAGTCTGTTATGGCTTTTTTGGCATGGTAGGGGCAAACCCTTATACATTCACCACAATCTATGCATCTTTCTTTTATTATGCGAGCTTTGCTCTTTCTAACCCTTATAGCTTCTGTGGGACATCTTTTTATACAATTAGTACATCCTCTGCAGGTTTCTTCGTCCAGCGTTACAGAATGAAAGTAATTCTGCATTTACCTCACCTTACTAGTTAATTTATATGTATTTCAATAGTAACAGTAGTACCCTTTCCTAATTCAGTATCTATCTGAAGCTTGTCTGAATACTTTTTCATATTGGGAAGTCCCATGCCTGCTCCAAAACCCATTTCTCTTATTATGTCGGGAGCCGTAGAATATCCTTCTTGCATTGCAAGCTCTATATCCGGAATTCCAGGTCCCTTATCCCGAACCCTTATAGTGATTTTTTTACTGTCTATTTCTACCTCTGCAACACCTCCATTAGCATGGATAACAGCATTCAATTCTGCCTCATACATTGCAATAGAAGTTCTCTTAATAATATCAGGTCTAATTCCCAGTTGGTTAAGCATCTTTTTTACATTACTTGAGGCCTCTCCTGCAAGGGTAAAGTTGTCTCCCGGTATATTATAGCAAAGTTTTACAGATTCATTGTCCAATCCATCCATCCCCTCCGGTAATGCCTTGTGAAAAAAGTTTACCGCAAGCTATAAACATGGGATACTCGGTTGTCAACAAAATTATACTTCTTTCCCTTGCCATACCGATTATAGAATCTCCCGGCTTTTTACCCCTCACAAATATGATAACTTTTATATCCATCATCTCCGCTGTTCTTATTACCTGGGGGTTGACCAACCCGGTAAGTAATATGTCCTTATCACCGGCATAAGCCATAACATCACTCATTAAATCAGAACCGCAGGCAGTTTTTACATCAAGTTCCAGCTCCTGTTCTCCAGTTAGGATTCCCGCATTAAGTATTTCAATTATTTCTTTTATTCTCATACACCTAACCTCTTTTTAGCATTAAGTCAATTTGTTGTCTCCTTCTTTAGTGTAATTATAGTGTAATTATAACACATTGTTAATGAATTAACAAGCCTGTAATCTTTTTGTCAATTCTTTGAAATCCTGTTTCAGTGAAGTATACAACTTTTTATATATTCTATAGTATCCCAAATATATCTCATATAAGGAAGTATCAGCCTTTTGCCTGCTCACTACCCTAATCGCTTCATCACAAGCTTCTTGCACACTGCTGTAAATACCTGTGCCGACCCCCGCAAGCAAAGCTACTCCAAGGGCTGGTCCTTCGCTGGAATTCACTGTAGTAATATCAGTGCCAAACACATCTGCCTGCATCTGCCTCCATAATTTACTTTTTCCTCCCCCACCTGAAGCCCTTATCTCAATAGTGTCAACACCCATTTCTTTTATAATTTCAAGGCAATCTTTAAGGCTGTAGACCACTCCTTCCATGATAGCCCTTATTAAGTGAGGTTTTTCATGACTCGCAGACAATCCAAAGAATACACCTTTGGCATCAGGGTCAAGGTGGGGAGTCCTTTCACCCATAAGGTACGGCAGGTATATTAAGCCATTACAACCCGGAGAGATTCTTTCCGCCTCTTTATCCATTAAAATGTAAGGGTCTATGCCCATTAATTCTGCAGTTCTTTTTTCTTCAATACAGAAATTGTCTCTGAACCATTTAAGAGACAGTCCTGCTCCCTGTGTTACACCCATAATATGCCATGTGTTTGGAATGGCATGACAAAAAGTATGCACCCGTCCTTCAGGGTCAATACTTACTTTATCGGAGTAGGCAAATACTACACCCGACGTGCCTATAGTAGAAGAAATAACCCCTGGCCTTACTATACCGTTACCCACAGCACCTGCCGCCTGGTCACCTGCTCCCCCTACCACCGGTGTACCCTCCTTAAGACCTGTCAGGTTTGCTGCTTCTTTTACAACTGTACCTGTTATTTCCTGCGACTCATACATTTTGCCTAGCATAGATCCATCAATACCCAGCTTTGAAATGACTTCATCACTCCAGCATCTGTTGGAAATATCCATAAATTGCATACCACTGGCGTCTGTAACTTCTGTAGCAAACTCCCCTGTTAATCTGAAACGTATATAGTCTTTAGGAAGTAAAATTTTCCTTATTTTTTCAAATATGTGTGGCTCATTGTTTTTTACCCACATTACTTTAGAGGCTGTAAACCCTGTTAATGCAGGGTTTGCAGTTATTTCTATTAACCTCTCTTTTCCTATTAGTCCCGTTATCTGTTGACATTCGGCTGCACTTCGCTGGTCACACCATATTATGGCTCTCCTCAAAACCTTATAATCCGCATCCAGAAGTACTGCGCCATGCATCTGTCCGGAAAGGCCAACACCTTTAATATCTGCCGGATTGACACCACTTTTTGTTATCACTTCCTTTATTGAGGTATAAGTTGCTTTCCACCAGTCTTCCGGATCCTGCTCAGCCCAACCCACATTAGGTTGATACATTGGGTATTCTTTTAATGAACTTGCTATAGTTTGTCCCTTTTCATCAAATAAAACCGTCTTTGTACCTGAGGTTCCAATATCAATACCCAGTAAAAATGCCATACCTCTACCCCCTTTGTTAAATTTATATGCCGTCGGTTTTAGAAGCAGCTACCTCCGATAAATTCCCTTAGTATAGAATTGTTAGGTATTTCATATATATCAGTAATTGGAAGAAAATAGCTTAAGAACTCTTTTAATCTTTTTGCTTCAGAATATTCAGGGTAAGAGTCGTCAATTTTAGACAGTAATGGTTCGGCAAAAATTTTTAGCACGCCATGTTCGTATTTTAAGGAAGAATTAAACATAACATCTGCTTCTTCCTGAAAAGGAAATATATTTCTCTCTTCTCCACGTCTTACAGAAGGCCATCTTTTGATAGTTTCTACAGCACTGCTTCCCCTAAACTTATGGTCTCTTACTATTCTTCTTATTAGCCTTGTATCTGTAGTAGGCACCCGGTTATGGTCATCAATATTCATTGATGTAATAGCGCTTATATAAATTTTGAATTTATTTTCCCGGGATATGGGTGCGGTCAATTTCTCATTAAGGGCATGAATTCCTTCAATAACCAACACCTGGTCTTCTTCCATCCTGACTTTTCTTCCCACAGGTTCTCTTCTACCAAGAGGGAAATTATATATGGGTACTTCAACTTCAATACCGTTTAGCATTTTTATTAAATGGTCATTAAATAAATCAATATCAACAGCTTCCAAAGCCTCAAAATCCAACTCCCCGTTTTCATCCAGGGGTGTTTTGTCCCTATCAACAAAATAGTCGTCCAAGCCGATTATAACAGGTCTTACTCCGTTTACCCTGAGCTGTATAGCCAGTCTGTTGGAAAAGGTAGTCTTGCCTGACGAAGACGGTCCCGCAATTAGTACAACTTTTTTCATATGGTTACTTCCGGTAATCATGTCTGCTATTTCGGCTATTTTTTTCTCATGGAGTGCCTCGGATATTCTTATAATATCTCTTATTTTACTGTTTTTAACAACATCATTAAGGGCACCGACACTCTCAACTCCCAATATCCGTCCCCATTTCCTGTTTTCGTTGAATATTGTAAACAGTTTTTTTTGTTCCTTAAACTCCGGTAACACATTAGGCTGGGTTTTGTCAGGGAAAAGGAGAACGACGCCCGGTGGATAATATATTAAATCAAATAAGCCGGTATAGCCTGTATCCGGGGCCATATAGCCATAAAAATACCCCTCAAAGCCATCACAGCTATAAATAGTTACATGTGGCTTCTGCCTGTCTTCTATCAAGTGGAGTCTATCAATCCTCCCGTTTTCCTTTAATATTTCCCTGGCATCCTCAATAGGCACAACCAGTTTTCTGAAAGGCATACGGGCGTTTATAATCTCTCTCATCCTTTCTTTGATAAGCCCTACATCATTCTCTTTCAGTTCTTCATCTCCCTTTATTTCAAAATATAACCCCTTACTTATGGAATGGTTGATTATTACCTTTCTTTCAGGGTAAATGTCATTTACTGCTTTAATTAGTATAAAAGTAAGGGTTCTTCTGTAAATACGCATGCCGTCATCAGTAGTAAGGTCAATAAACTCAACTTTACAATCACCTTTCAGCCGATAGCTCAATTCTTTTATATCGTTGTTTACTTTTGCAGCAATTATGGTAGAAGTATAATTCTTTTGGAATTCTTTACTCAACTCCAGCAGTGAGATGCCTTGGGCAACCTTTTTACTGCTACCGTCAACAAAAGTAATAGTGATTGTTGTTTCTTTTTTCATAAATATGCACCTCCATATGCAGAGTTGGTTTTGGGAAGAGGTTAATGAAAGCCCGATATTCTTACTATCGGGCTTTTAATTACATTCTTTTTGTAAGTTCGCTTAAGTTTTTACCTATACTAGCAGCCTTTTCACTATCTGGTTCACAAGTCTACCGTCTGCCCTTCCTTTAATTTTTGGCATAACAGCCTGCATTACTTTACCTATATCTTTTGCCGATCTCGCTCCGGTATCCTGAACGGCTTGTTTGATAATGCCTTCAAGTTG
Protein-coding sequences here:
- a CDS encoding (2Fe-2S) ferredoxin domain-containing protein; translation: MKSITELEAIRKKALEQMSVRNQDVRMRVVVGMATCGIAAGARPVMNAFLEELKRRNINDVKVTMTGCIGACRLEPIVEVVDEKGEKVTYVKMTAEKAARVVAEHIVNGRVCLDYTIGAEEKNK
- a CDS encoding ATP-binding protein; its protein translation is MRDLSLHLMDIVQNSIRAKATRIVIEILADIEKDHMKVVIKDNGHGMEEPLVKEVINPFVTTRTNRKVGLGIPLLEASTGRAGGGLIIESEKGRGTCVTATFKISHIDRLPLGDVSETMMNLIAANPELDFELELSNTKERFVFKLSEVKAQLGEIPVDDVEILMWIKEYINEGILEIFGGVLSEIHN
- the nuoE gene encoding NADH-quinone oxidoreductase subunit NuoE, whose protein sequence is MDGGKCCGGCVDEREQKLLEIIQKHKDQKGALIPVLHETQEVYGYLPLSVQKKISEGLGVPLSEIYGVITFYTQFSLKPKGKYNIQVCMGTACYVKGANLILEKLQEKLGIHVGDCTEDGLFSLEACRCVGACGLAPVIMINGEVYGRLKPEDIERIIEKYKQMEIPA
- a CDS encoding PHP domain-containing protein — protein: MKYYIDLHIHSSLSPCAENDMTPNNIVKMAVIKGLDIIAVTDHNSVENAEAVLKCAEKAGILAVPGMELETREEVHVVCLFPDIEKAMKMQDVVYKAMPPLENREDIFGEQIIVDENDNIRKKLKRMLLIAADIGLEEAFHIIEKLNGAMIPAHIDRDSYSIISNLGMVPNEISINCLEVSRVCDLDKYLETNPQLKKFRVIKSSDAHNLGDILERETFIELDKKDIICLINRLKYNK
- a CDS encoding AraC family transcriptional regulator, producing MRVLTGDKGLEREITGVYVCDLLSWVMSHANKGDAWITVQTHLNTVAVAVLLEIPCIIVPEGIKVEEATIKKASEENIVVLSSEMSAYEICWRAHEILH
- a CDS encoding 4Fe-4S dicluster domain-containing protein, translated to MQNYFHSVTLDEETCRGCTNCIKRCPTEAIRVRKSKARIIKERCIDCGECIRVCPYHAKKAITDSMEILKNFKYKIALPAPALYGQFNLTYSRKRILSALKLIGFDDVYEVAKAAEFVTEATKKFIKKGNYKKPIISSACPAVVRLIQVRFPNLIDNILRIASPMEVAARMAKAKAQKQYGFKEGDVGVFFITPCAAKVTSVKAPYETDKSLVDGAISMKDIYLKLLDAMKDGKVYETLEQAGMEGIRWASSGGESSALGIENYLAVDGIHNVIRIFEEIENERLEDIDFVEALACTGGCLGGPLTVENAYLSRRRLKKHMEEAEKMLVNTGITSDTDVAVVAAVADTGTYATAGTAVTDVDSGIVEDKFENFLWTGDIEHRPIMKLDEDLTRAIKKLETLEKLNDELPGLDCGACGAPSCRALAEDIVRGNANETDCIFKLRERVRSLAVQMAELEAKMPPVLDKDGNKSSKLK
- a CDS encoding ATP-binding protein, with product MDGLDNESVKLCYNIPGDNFTLAGEASSNVKKMLNQLGIRPDIIKRTSIAMYEAELNAVIHANGGVAEVEIDSKKITIRVRDKGPGIPDIELAMQEGYSTAPDIIREMGFGAGMGLPNMKKYSDKLQIDTELGKGTTVTIEIHIN
- the xylB gene encoding xylulokinase codes for the protein MAFLLGIDIGTSGTKTVLFDEKGQTIASSLKEYPMYQPNVGWAEQDPEDWWKATYTSIKEVITKSGVNPADIKGVGLSGQMHGAVLLDADYKVLRRAIIWCDQRSAAECQQITGLIGKERLIEITANPALTGFTASKVMWVKNNEPHIFEKIRKILLPKDYIRFRLTGEFATEVTDASGMQFMDISNRCWSDEVISKLGIDGSMLGKMYESQEITGTVVKEAANLTGLKEGTPVVGGAGDQAAGAVGNGIVRPGVISSTIGTSGVVFAYSDKVSIDPEGRVHTFCHAIPNTWHIMGVTQGAGLSLKWFRDNFCIEEKRTAELMGIDPYILMDKEAERISPGCNGLIYLPYLMGERTPHLDPDAKGVFFGLSASHEKPHLIRAIMEGVVYSLKDCLEIIKEMGVDTIEIRASGGGGKSKLWRQMQADVFGTDITTVNSSEGPALGVALLAGVGTGIYSSVQEACDEAIRVVSRQKADTSLYEIYLGYYRIYKKLYTSLKQDFKELTKRLQAC
- a CDS encoding nucleoside kinase; the encoded protein is MKKETTITITFVDGSSKKVAQGISLLELSKEFQKNYTSTIIAAKVNNDIKELSYRLKGDCKVEFIDLTTDDGMRIYRRTLTFILIKAVNDIYPERKVIINHSISKGLYFEIKGDEELKENDVGLIKERMREIINARMPFRKLVVPIEDAREILKENGRIDRLHLIEDRQKPHVTIYSCDGFEGYFYGYMAPDTGYTGLFDLIYYPPGVVLLFPDKTQPNVLPEFKEQKKLFTIFNENRKWGRILGVESVGALNDVVKNSKIRDIIRISEALHEKKIAEIADMITGSNHMKKVVLIAGPSSSGKTTFSNRLAIQLRVNGVRPVIIGLDDYFVDRDKTPLDENGELDFEALEAVDIDLFNDHLIKMLNGIEVEVPIYNFPLGRREPVGRKVRMEEDQVLVIEGIHALNEKLTAPISRENKFKIYISAITSMNIDDHNRVPTTDTRLIRRIVRDHKFRGSSAVETIKRWPSVRRGEERNIFPFQEEADVMFNSSLKYEHGVLKIFAEPLLSKIDDSYPEYSEAKRLKEFLSYFLPITDIYEIPNNSILREFIGGSCF